The Struthio camelus isolate bStrCam1 chromosome W, bStrCam1.hap1, whole genome shotgun sequence sequence AGAGTGGCTGCCTTTGCCGGCTCTAATTTTAAAGCGTGGTCGCTACTCTCTTAATTAGCTTTCCACATATTTCCTCATCCTAGCCTATTGAGACTGTCAGTTTCTGTGGTCATTTGAGAACTAGTGAAGTATTGACATGAGCAGAGGGGAAACTGAGTATTGTTTACGGAGATGGACTTCTAGATGAGTTGTCTAAAATCTATTTGTTTTTGGTTCCCTGTCAGGGGCGATGCGTACCGGAAGACAATTAGGAGCAGCaagtattctctcagtgccagaagccctgggaaagtgcgcctGACATgaagacttgtgtcagtgccaagacggacgggggcgcgTGAGCTATCCGAGTGCAGATATTGAAaccagggcaaggacgtgagagagggaagataatctcgatgcagagcgcggcttgtagcaatgtagcaaagtaactttaatctgtaaacacagctgtattctcacataataaggtgtatgttctcacataataaggtatataagagaggatggaatatgaaataaacaatcttgcttcactacacgcaaGGTTCGTGCCTTCAATCCCCACAGTTCCCCTCCTTTTTGCTAATTGTTCTATGCTTGGGAGGTCTAATATAATTGAGGCCTTTGTTTAAAGCTTCAATGTTTTCTTTGATTAAGCTGTTTAAAGCTCTCAGGGCTCGTTCTGTGTGATTGATGGAGTCTCTTCCAGGATCCCCAACAAAATATGATGAGAGTTGGTGTTGCTTATATCTCAAATTCAGACTAAGTgacaaaatgtaaaattttttcaGGGCTGCTTCACCTGTCATGAATTTGTGAAAGCATAAAATCAGTTAGAAATAATTACTCAGTGCAGTtagtttaaaaattatattccagACTGGAATTGCTTAATATTGCTGTGGTAATCTAGATATTACTTTCAGCTGAAGAAGTCTGAGGAAATACACTCATTTTCACAAATTTGTTTTGATATACTTTGTGCACATAACAAAGTTGTGTGGTCAGTTTTTACAGTTCCCACTTTTTAGTGCCTTTCACACAGCAGTGGGAAGAAATGCATATTTCTACTAGTGCAAGACATCAAAAAATTAAATTGTGATACTTACTTTTCTTgtaaaggaggattttttttgagattgttttctgttttatttccacaTTGACTGTGCATGTTTTCTTATGGCTCTCTACTCCTACAGTTTTGCTGTCCTTAGCTTTTGAGGACTTATAACCTACAAGTTGAGGGAAAACTGTgaataagaaaacaatttttcgTAAGACTTTTTAGGAATAAGGTTTTTGGGCTGGTTGTACTTAACAGTAGCTGTTTAAATGAAATCAAAtttgtttgtttccatttctCCCCTGATTAttgaaaaaaaccctcacatttATTCCTATGAAGCATTTTTTGTAACTTGTTCATAATGTGCAGTGTCTCTGATACAGATTTAAAGGTGCAATATCATGGTTATGAAAGCTTTGGTAGAAGATGGTGATTCAGGATGGGAACTCAGTATACCTGACAAGATGAAAAAGAGTAATACAAGCTGGATAGATATAACTCAGGATTTTGAAGAGCCTTGTAGAGGTGAGTTGTACTACTTGCATTTTGAGAAAATTGGAATCCTTTGGAGGACTGAGCAGAGATGTTGAGATCTTTTAGGCAAAAGTTTGACCCTGGTTCAAGCTCCACTTGAATGGACCACATTGATTCTGGGTTTGCCTGTGTTAAATTACTGTGAGATTGGGAATATCAGAAGAGCAACACCTTGCTTCCTCTTCCAGATTAGATAAATATCCTACTTTTAGTaaagttgtgctttttttttccttgtgcttttttccattctggttttcttttctttgcaaagattttcccccctctcttcccctaaATGGAAACCTCATTCATCCATGCAGAATCAGCAATCTactttttctgtaacttttttggATCTGTAGGACCCAATGCTTTGTTCATTTAATTGGTCAGTGCATCATTTTTCATCTTTGAAGCAAAGCTGAGCTTCTGAGGAGATGATATGCATCCAAGTCACTGGGAAACAGTTGCTTTCCTTTAAACAGTGCCTTTACTAACTAATGTTGTTATTAGTTATTACTTAGTGTTAGTTTATTCTGACAGTTACCACACACAGTAAGTTACACAATAAACACAATTCCCTATACCACTGAAGGATTCCCTTATATTAATGATTTATGGTTTGTATACCCATGAAGTACGTCTAAATGCTCCATgaaaaacaatgaggaaaagcAAGCTTTTCAATAAACATCTCCCCTGGAAAAAAGTAGATGTCTGCATAAAGGAGCCTGAAAACTGCTGTCCTGTGTTCCAGGCTATTCAGATGCTACTGTTTGGTAATTTTAAAACTTCAACTGCTGGAATAATGGAGAGGGCAGAGGAAAGACTGTGAAGAACTGGTTTTTAGTCTTTCAATTTTGAAAGtgctttaagaaaaagcaaataaaggtgGAGTAGAAATGCCTGGCCTGCTTCCCACATCTTGTGCTCTTCTAGCATAAGACAGTTTGGTGAGCAATATGACTTATCTTGGAAAAGTTGCTTTAGAAGGATGATTGTAATTATTTATCCTGTTCTGTTCCTTTGTAAAACTGAAATTAGGAGAACTCCTTCGTGACAAGCTGTAAGTACGCTATTGGGATAGTTCTGCTTTTTAGATAGGATTAGTGTGTATGTACTAATGCTTACTAATGAACAAGTCATTGAGTACCAACtaagctttttttaaacatctattttaaataaaacagctaaAACAAAGTAATTCAGAATAACACTCATCCTTAGCAGTACATATATGATGCAGCTGTATGAATGCTGAACATTTTTTGTAGTGCCAGTATGATTGCATTTTCAGTTAATAGTTTTAATACAAACGTTAGAATTTTATAGTACATCTAATCATCAGTTGTGTTGAAACTGATGAACCTGCTGAACTATTTTACATAGGCATACTTTTACACAAAAAGACAAGAAACACTCCAAGCTTTTCATTCAATTACCTTAAATGTCACTTGCAAGTTTAGAATAAACAGTCCACAGTTTAACCTAACTCTAAAATGCCATGCCAAAATAGAAGCTGTGAATGTTCTACAGATTAAGAAAAAGTCTACTTAAAAAGCATGTGCTAAAATCTTGcagaatttattaaaaattctaatctcatttcatattttaaagaaaaaggaacttgTTTAGCTATGTGGATGTGTTgacctgcaaaagaaaaaaattgctgattTAAGACTAATAGCTCAGAAAACAGAACCACATTATTAAATGCAAGCTTGCTTAAAACATTTGTGTGAGGATGTCACCAAGTAGTTTACTCAGTAGAATCAAAGTATGTTTTCAAGATACAATTTCATACATAAGTGCCTTTCCCAATAAAGATACTTTAAAGAATTAGAATGTGCATTTTGCAATAACCTTTTTATGTAGTAAAGGCTTGTGCAACAGATCTGCTGAGTATCACATATGCCAAGAGAGGCAGTTTCCCTTCTTTTGCAGGTCTGCCTTCATTGGATGGCTCTCCTGCAAAATTTTATATACTTCATGGCTACAATAGAATATATTGTCATGTGCTGGGTTTTTGCTGTGTCAATTTTCTTAAACTGCCCATTTTAAGCAAAGTTGGTGTGTTTGATATGTATTATTATTAGTTGTGTAATGTGTATATTGTCATTAATTTGTGGGGAACAtatctttcttgtttctttgggtGTAGTATAATAAAGAACAGATTGTTCAGTTAATATCAGTTTATCATGTTACATAATCTCAGGTTTCTAAAAAGATGTTATGTTTTACGAGGTATATAAACACAAACACATGCAGATTTAGTAATGGGATATTTGACTGAGGAACGTTCTTCAGCTAAAAAAAGACTAAgaattttctcttaattttagGCATCTCATTTTTCAGATACTTTTTGAGAGAACCTCAAACTCTTGAAACCTATGCCCTCTCAAGATCAATAGTAATGTTCAAAAATCTTAGCTTATTGTTTATAGTCAGAATACAGCGTACTCAGTTTGCCCTCATATGCTCTTTTACATCAGTATATGAAGATAGTTTTGTATAAAAGAATTCttaatttgaaactttttttgtaTTGGTGTCCTTAGTTTTGGCCTTTTTGAAGACATCTCTACAATTGAAATGATGGGTCCCAAGATGGATGCTGGTATGATTGGAAACCAAGTTAATAGAAAGGTTATTAACTTTGAGCAAGCTATCAAGGTtcatgtgtggcttttttttttttccttccctgtttttgccttttcactgtctgtaaaaatatataatttaatcaAATTATAGTTGAGCACAATTCAGCATAATGAATGTTTTCAATCTTTacataaaattgttttttccctttttattttggaTAGCTAAGAAATGCTTGAggtcttttccttctttgtacCCTACTTCATCACTAATTCTCCCAATTAAAAGTACTGTAAATTTGTTAGGTATTAATAccataaatacatttcagaaatggTGTTATAAGTCATCCCAGGCTTCCCTAAAATATGTCTTTGATATGAAGATGTATTGGTTAACCCTTCTTTCAGCTGAAGGGAAACCAACTTCTGTACAAAAGCTGTAAAGTAACTCTTTTTAATGTGACTGTCAGTTCATTAGCATTGAACAGAAGCCAACTAATTTAACAAAAGATTACAGGGTAGCTATTGACAGTAATGATTAACTTCTGATGCATGGTCAAAATGAATTGGTGAAGGGAAGTTGAAAGACTCTACATCTgttactttggaaaaaataatgcactcagagagaaaaatcttttttacagTGGTAATTTGAGTGGATTAGAAGAgaagcctttttaaaataatagcctTTTAATTCTTGATGCAGACTTGCATATGttgaacaaataaaatgaaagaagtagGGTAGCTGCCTTTTTGGTCCTGACCTTGAAGGCAGGAGAACTCTGTACAAGCAGTTGCAATATAAAAAGTTGCCTTCAAAGAATGGGTGCTACATATTATTCCTTGTTtgaggttggggttttttttttgtgtgtgactgTACATGTTTTTTTGTGACTTTAAGTGTTGTCAATTTAACTGATTTTAAACTTTTATAGGCTACTCATAAATCAGAAATTTTATTCCAGCTTTCCCTTTGAATAGCTCTGTGTTTTGGTCAATGCCTTTACGTGTTCAGCATTATGATGCAAAAGCAAACTTTCAGAATTCTTGAGACAGATTATGAAGCTGATCAGTGAAGTTAGTGGAATACAAATAATCTGAAGTCTTAATCAAATTGTAACTTCTTTGTTATTATACAAATAATTTGCATTTTGCctattggttttttttcccttccttttctaagGATGGGACCATTAAAATAAAGGATCTGGCTTTACCTAAGTTGATAGGAATAATGGATACATGTTGTTTGATAAGAATTAAACTTCTCTTAATGTTTAATGTTTATGCTTCCAAAATGCAATCCCTTAACCcagtaaaaaaatgcatttaaaaaaaaaagcagaagaagaacTCAAGAAAAATGATCCATTGAGCAGAAAAAATGTACTTcgtattttaatttgcatttagtgGATATTATAAGATGTCATAATTTTGacattatgtaattttttttcttctaagaaatcATTCGGGGGAAATTGGTAGCATTTGAATAATGTAGAAAGGTTAtagaatttttgatttttttgatgtgTATGATATCTTGATTACCTGCTGCATATTAGggtttttctgtgtggtttttctGCACAGTAACCTATAGCActccatttctcatttctttacaGCAAATCTTGACTTGCTTTGAGCTTACAAGGGCATTTTGAAGTAGAAAGGAAATATCTAAATtgtcagttacttttttttttttaaaggaactttgGTCGTGTTAGAAATCTGATTCTACTGTTTCATGATATTTCAAGCtagaaatcatattttaaattactgaagcTTTCTCTGTAGTTTATAGCAGTAGGAAAGTAAGAGGGGATTGTGAAAAAGAAAGTATGAAATGTAGAAAAGAAGATGCAGATTACTGCTGAATTGTTTCATACTCACATTTTTGATTCCTTATTTGTGTAGAGGAAGCTTACAAACATAATGATCTGATAGCTTAATGTCACGTCTAAGCTACAAAGATCAGAGCTAGTAACTGAATTTTGTGGAGGAGGTTTACCCAACATCGAGATTTGACAGTGTTTAGGGTTTAGTAACTTACTGCCTTCCACAGTCAGCAAATGGAGAAAGGTTAAAGGGCGAGAGATGTTATCTGGTCCTTTTTGCTAGATAGAAGGTTGTCATGATATGGACTTCCTCAAAGACTCACTGAAGCAAGGTAAGATAGAGGAAGAATGGAGATATAAAAATGAGTATTTGTCTCTCAAAAgtaaagcatttaattttcttttccctagatAACATGGTTAGAGGGGCATTCCTTGGCACAGACGGTATTCACTTGCCTTTATATTCATAATCCAGACTTCATAGAAAATCCTGCTATGAAGGCTTTTGCTCTGGGTATCCTAAAAATCTGTGATATTGCCAGAGAAAAAGTTAACAAAGCAGCTGTTTTTGAGGAGGTATGTTTCAGTATATCCTATGGTTAAATATGCAACACTATATATGTAGGCTCCTTAACACAAATAAAAAAGGAGTATTAGAGAAATTTAATACTGTTTGATTGGAGCGTAATATAAGAGAAACGGTTCATCTTTCTAAACGAGCTATTAAACTTAATAtctctttaaaatgcagttttcttcaATAAAGATTTTACAtactcttttctgtattttacatgaATATTTGAGCCACTTAAATATTCTAATTGAGAAATAACGCAAATCTTGTTGCTAACAACTTGGAATTGTGTTTATGTATGGggtattttgtttaattttgaattttctacTTCAGGTGAGCATGATTTGTCTTTTGTCTAACATATTATTCTAGCAGTGGAATGAGAGCCTAGTTTTCTGTGCCCTGTGACCTTGGACAAGTCATTTCTGACTGACTATATCTAAAATTGATTAAATAGTACTTTCCATATGTAgttcttaaaacattttgataGGACAATACTAGATATGAATTATGATACAGCTGTTGAAGGGCATACTGGCATTAAGGATATATGCAGAAAATAGTTACCCCAAGCTGGATTTATGCAGGACAGTCACCCAAACCATGGGTGTGTTCAGTGGTGCAGGATATAAAACTGAACTTCTGTTTTATGCTTggtgtagttaaaaaaaaaaaacaccttaaagcTGTAATTATTACtttatatatttcattaaaactcacttctccaatttttattttttaggaagtCTTTCAGTCGATGATTTATGGATTTAAAATGGCTAACAGCGTGACAGTTCTTAGAGTTACAGGTACAATTTGTGCTTTGTATGCGTCTGTCCGTTAGTGTGTTTCTCTTTTGAGCATGTCAGTTACTTTCAGCTAAATTTGATGACTCAATAGGAATCAGATGTTATGTTTTCTATTAGTCTTATGAAAATTGATGGCTTGGTGTTGGGGTTTGCAGTTAACCTTTATTTGACCCccatcagactgcccagccctgaTGGGGATTCCCACCAGTGTCCATTTAAACTCATTGGCGAGGAGAGGTCACATGTTActagggtccctggctgtccatcaCTGGGAACTTTCCAGAATGGAGGCAGAAACCAGGTTCAGCATGACTACGCCCACAATTGGACCTTGGCTATAAAAGGCGGCTGCTGGTGCTATGGAGGGTTTCTGGGGGCTGCTggagttggtggtggtggtggtggtggtggtggtaaccgaagaaagaagagaagaaccgaGAAGGAGCGTGGCTGTGGGACAGCACCAGATAGGAAGACAAGTGCTCCTTCAGTGCCTCCCCCTCCACTCCCTCCTGGTACGGGACGCCAGACCAGGGCAAGCCCACCGGAGTCCACCACCCCTGAGCAGCTGCGCGAGGTGTTGTAAGTTAACCACTATGGGCTTTGTTCCTGGGGATTAGCATGCCTGCCCAGCATGGCCTGATCAGGGCaatccccctctcccccgcccccctgcacaccttctctttttttatatagaCGCATCGACATCgttcataattttatttactgtgaaaccttatttgctttgttgttgtttttcctggaagcttccacTAAATACCATTGTATGTTTGTCTTGACTGTTTACCATTGTATAGTTACTAtatgtttgtattgattgtttaactgaaattagtaaaGTTATATTATTTGTAAATGTATTGATCCGAGTATTGTAACCCTATACTGCCTAAACGAACCCAATTCTTTTATATTTGGTAAGTCCTGAGGAAAATAATCAGTTTTTCCAAAATGTCCTTTAATTGGTGTGGGCGCTCCTCTGCTATGGACTGGGACACTTGGTAAAAGACCAGATtacttttctttgaagaaaaggtttagctgtttttgttttgtttggttcttgtttcattttggttttttaaagtctctattctgtttttcaggcatTAAGATGTGCCAGCTGGAAAGTCTGGGTTTTTCCTTACTAGGCATGGCATAATCCAGTACTGAGATACAAGCCATTAGAAAGTGGACTTCTTGAATTCTGCTTGTCATGGAATTACTTGtgatttaaacaaattttttctGAGTTAAAAACAATCCAGTGGTTCTAAAGCTATGAATGAAAAAGCTGAATGTGAAGATATTAGCCTTTATATGCACTATTTTTGATAGTATTGGGGCTTTCCATTGACTTATTTTTAGAGAATTATTAGAACACTTTAGCTTTGGATCAATCAGTCTATACTCTGATATACTTACTCTTGCAAGAAATCCCCACCATCTCTggtgacaattttttttattgtttagtcTTTAGCTAATGGGTGtttaaaaagcttaatttaaCCCCCAACTTTTTTCCACTAAGTGGTGTAGGTGTATCTACAATACAGTTATAAGATGAGAGTTATTCCTAACTTTTTCAGGTATGCTAAAAGATGTGGAAGATgactgttagaaaagggagctaatttagctctagcccagcttagcactagtgcctaaagtagatgaagcctgcaggctgcaggactgaattgtaaatgaACTCGAAACTCACTGCTGAGTAtgtgactgcaaaaccagctagaaccagctcTCAAAAATACAGACCAATGAACAGAaggcaacggttaaccttcggataagataaggcactgcgAAGCAGGAACATAGCAGCCATCTTGGGATGTACaggtgaaccaatcaaaaggaaagagaccaccaactcGATAAAGAAGAGTGGAAGAGtgtgtcactggcaggcggggaaataagactgtaaggagtataattactctagaatttctttgtttgaggtctctccccagaggcacccagctcaagatGTTACTTTGTTGTACCGTCATTTAAAGTAATAAGTAAATTATTCACTGTGAAAACTGCAGGGATTTTCTGTCAGTAAATTATGTTTTTTGAAGAACTGTCGTAATGGTTTGTGTAAGACGTTGGTAGTCTGCGTTCTAGCTAATGATGTAGATCTCTTCAGACTTTTCTAAATGGGTTAATAGTTCCTTTATTAGTGGTGAGATGGAATGATGATGGAGTAGAAAACAGTGGACTGGGACACAGAAAGCAAACAATTTCTGGCTCTTATACAAGCATATCATGTGATGCTAAAGAAGTCTAACATTCCTTTGCCACAGTTTACAGTATAAAATGTTCatatcatttcacagaatcatagaatggttgaggttggaagggacctctggagatcatctagtccagcccccccctgctcaagctaacttccttggctgcatgcacttgctggaggtatccccacttgagctgcgttttgctgtctgggtggtctctataactctccccttcccccatctttcctagtttaaagccctccttaccaggttgacCAGCCTGTTGGCGGAGACAGACGTTCaccacttagtgaggtggatcccacctctcccagTCAGTTGCCAATCTTCAAAtggggtcccatg is a genomic window containing:
- the LOC104139701 gene encoding N-alpha-acetyltransferase 35, NatC auxiliary subunit-like is translated as MVMKALVEDGDSGWELSIPDKMKKSNTSWIDITQDFEEPCRELKLGELLRDKLFGLFEDISTIEMMGPKMDAGMIGNQVNRKVINFEQAIKDGTIKIKDLALPKLIGIMDTCWFFCVITWLEGHSLAQTVFTCLYIHNPDFIENPAMKAFALGILKICDIAREKVNKAAVFEEEVFQSMIYGFKMANSVTVLRVTGMLKDVEDDC